From Vigna unguiculata cultivar IT97K-499-35 chromosome 5, ASM411807v1, whole genome shotgun sequence, the proteins below share one genomic window:
- the LOC114183460 gene encoding G-type lectin S-receptor-like serine/threonine-protein kinase At4g27290: MSLMRIIFLCYHILLCLCEISLALDSISQDLSLRDDVDNTTLVSKDGTFELGFFTPGNSQKRYLGIWYRKIPIQTVVWVANSLNPINDSSGILRMNTSSGNLVLTQKGKVVWTTNSSRKAESPVALLLDSGNLVMRDEKDANVEAYLWQSFDYPTDTFLPEMKFGWDLRTGINRKITAWKSPDDPSPSDFSFGMVLNNYPEAYMMKGNQKFYRSGPWNGLHSSGSPHVKANPIYDFRFVFNEAEVYYTYSLKNTSVISRLVLNATSYVRRRYVWVESKQIWEVYTSVPLDLCDSYSLCGANANCVISDSPVCQCLKGFKPRSPQAWNSMDWSHGCVRNKELSCENKHKDGFIKLPEMKTPDTTHSWLDQTIGLEECRAMCLDNCSCMAYANSDISGQGSGCAMWFGDLIDMRQFSDGGQEVYVRVDASELEHTSKGHKKGRVLAAVTVSFAVATVSGILIILGLCYRKKSRPNVKERSDFSIKSYQNSAMEVGDMDLPVFDLSTIAKATNKFTLKNKIGEGGFGSVYRGTLADGLEIAVKRLSESSGQGLTEFKNEVKLIAKLQHRNLVKLLGCCLEGEEKMLVYEYMINGSLNSFIFDQEKSELLDWSKRFNIICGITKGLLYLHHDSRLRIIHRDLKASNVLLDNELNPKISDFGMARIFGGDQKEGNTRRIVGTYGYMAPEYATDGLFSVKSDVFSFGVLLMEIISGKRSRGYYNQNHSQNLIGHAWELWKKGRPLELVDKSLENSNFQSQILHCLHVSLLCVQQNPDDRPGMSSVLLMLVSEVELPEPKQPGFFGKYSGEGDSSTSKQQQSSTNEITITLLEAR; this comes from the exons ATGTCTTTAATGAGGATCATTTTTCTGTGTTATCATATACTTCTCTGTCTTTGTGAAATTTCCTTGGCACTTGATTCCATTTCTCAAGACCTGTCCCTAAGGGACGATGTTGATAACACCACCTTGGTTTCGAAAGATGGAACCTTTGAACTTGGATTCTTCACCCCAGGGAATTCCCAGAAACGTTACCTGGGGATTTGGTACAGGAAAATCCCTATTCAAACTGTGGTTTGGGTTGCAAACAGCCTCAATCCAATCAATGATTCATCTGGGATCTTGAGAATGAACACCAGCAGTGGGAACCTTGTCCTCACACAGAAGGGCAAAGTTGTTTGGACTACAAACTCTTCGAGAAAAGCAGAAAGCCCAGTAGCCCTTCTCTTAGATTCTGGCAATCTTGTGATGAGAGATGAGAAAGATGCAAACGTTGAGGCCTACTTGTGGCAGAGCTTTGACTACCCTACTGATACCTTCTTACCAGAAATGAAGTTTGGTTGGGACTTGAGAACTGGTATCAATAGGAAGATAACAGCATGGAAGAGCCCTGATGATCCATCTCCCAGTGACTTCTCTTTCGGTATGGTGCTCAACAACTATCCTGAAGCATACATGATGAAGGGTAACCAAAAGTTCTACCGAAGTGGACCATGGAATGGCTTGCATTCAAGTGGTTCACCACATGTTAAGGCCAACCCCATTTATGACTTCAGGTTTGTTTTCAACGAAGCTGAAGTTTACTACACATATAGCCTTAAGAACACCTCTGTGATTTCAAGGTTGGTGCTGAATGCAACAAGCTATGTTCGTAGACGGTATGTGTGGGTTGAATCAAAGCAAATATGGGAGGTCTACACTTCAGTGCCACTGGACTTATGTGACAGTTATTCCCTTTGTGGAGCTAATGCAAATTGTGTTATATCAGATTCACCTGTGTGCCAATGTTTGAAAGGGTTCAAGCCTAGGTCCCCTCAAGCATGGAACTCAATGGATTGGTCTCATGGATGTGTCCGCAATAAGGAATTAAGCTGTGAGAACAAGCACAAGGATGGATTTATCAAACTTCCTGAGATGAAAACGCCTGACACTACACATAGTTGGCTAGATCAGACAATTGGGCTAGAGGAATGCAGAGCCATGTGCTTGGATAACTGTTCATGTATGGCTTATGCAAATTCAGATATCAGTGGACAAGGAAGTGGTTGTGCCATGTGGTTTGGTGATCTCATTGATATGAGACAGTTTTCAGATGGAGGCCAGGAAGTATATGTTCGAGTGGATGCTTCAGAATTAG AACACACCAGTAAGGGCCACAAGAAGGGAAGAGTCCTGGCTGCAGTGACAGTTTCTTTTGCCGTGGCAACAGTTTCTGGTATTCTAATAATACTTGGCTTGTGTTATAGAAAGAAATCACGCCCCAATGTGAAAG AGAGATCGGACTTCAGTATCAAATCATATCAAAACAGTGCAATGGAAGTGGGTGATATGGACCTACCAGTTTTTGACTTGTCAACTATAGCCAAAGCCACTAACAAATTTACACTCAAGAACAAAATCGGAGAAGGTGGTTTTGGATCTGTATACAGG GGAACACTAGCAGATGGTCTGGAAATTGCTGTGAAGAGGCTTTCAGAAAGTTCAGGACAAGGATTGACTGAATTCAAGAACGAAGTAAAATTGATTGCAAAACTTCAACACCGAAATCTTGTAAAGCTTCTTGGATGTTGCCTTGAAGGAGAGGAAAAAATGTTGGTGTATGAGTACATGATAAATGGTAGCCTGAACTCATTTATCTTTG ATCAGGAAAAGAGTGAGTTACTAGACTGGTCAAAGCGTTTCAACATTATATGTGGGATTACTAAGGGCCTTCTCTACCTTCATCATGATTCTAGGCTAAGGATTATTCATAGAGATCTCAAAGCAAGTAATGTTTTACTTGATAATGAGTTGAACCCCAAAATTTCAGATTTTGGCATGGCTAGAATATTTGGTGGAGATCAGAAAGAAGGAAACACCAGAAGAATTGTTGGTACTTA TGGCTACATGGCACCAGAATATGCAACTGATGGGCTATTTTCAGTGAAATCTGATGTTTTCAGCTTTGGAGTTTTATTGATGGAGATTATATCTGGGAAGAGAAGCAGAGGGTATTATAATCAGAACCACAGCCAAAATCTCATAGGCCAT GCATGGGAACTCTGGAAAAAAGGAAGACCACTAGAACTGGTTGATAAAAGCCTAGAAAACTCCAATTTTCAATCACAGATATTGCATTGCCTTCATGTTAGTCTCTTGTGTGTTCAACAGAATCCAGATGATAGGCCTGGAATGTCTAGTGTGCTCTTAATGTTAGTGAGTGAGGTTGAATTGCCTGAGCCAAAGCAACCAGGATTCTTTGGAAAATATTCAGGTGAAGGAGACTCCTCTACAAGTAAGCAGCAACAAAGTTCAACAAACGAAATAACCATTACCTTATTAGAAGCTCGTTGA
- the LOC114185669 gene encoding probable NAD(P)H dehydrogenase (quinone) FQR1-like 1 isoform X1: protein MAVKVYIVYYSMYGHVEKLAEEIKKGASSVEGVEAKLWQVPETLPKEVLGKMSAPPKSDVPIITPNDLSEADGFVFGFPTRFGMMAAQFKAFLDATGGLWRTQQLAGKPAGIFYSTGSQGGGQETTALTAITQLVHHGMIFVPIGYTFGAGMFEMEKVKGGSPYGAGTYAGDGSRQPTELELEQAFHQGKYIAAITKKLKQAA from the exons ATGGCTGTCAAAGTTTATATTGT GTATTATTCCATGTATGGACATGTCGAGAAACTAgcagaagaaataaagaaagggGCTTCTTCTGTGGAAGGTGTTGAAGCAAAATTATGGCAG GTACCTGAGACACTGCCCAAGGAGGTGCTTGGTAAGATGAGTGCACCACCCAAGAGCGATGTACCAATCATTACACCAAATGATCTCTCTGAAGCTGACGGCTTCGTGTTCGGCTTCCCAACAAGGTTTGGAATGATGGCTGCTCAGTTTAAAGCCTTTCTAGATGCTACTGGAGGTTTATGGAGAACTCAACAGCTTGCAGGAAAACCTGCTGGAATCTTCTACAGCACCGGTTCTCAAGGTGGTGGCCAAGAGACCACAGC GCTCACTGCTATCACTCAGCTGGTTCATCATGGAATGATATTCGTTCCAATCGGTTACACGTTCGGTGCTGGCATGTTTGAGATGGAGAAAGTGAAAGGTGGAAGTCCATATGGTGCCGGAACTTACGCCGGTGACGGATCACGACAGCCAACTGAGCTTGAGTTGGAGCAAGCATTTCATCAAGGGAAGTACATTGCAGCCATCACAAAGAAGCTCAAGCAAGCTGCTTAA
- the LOC114185669 gene encoding probable NAD(P)H dehydrogenase (quinone) FQR1-like 1 isoform X2 codes for MYGHVEKLAEEIKKGASSVEGVEAKLWQVPETLPKEVLGKMSAPPKSDVPIITPNDLSEADGFVFGFPTRFGMMAAQFKAFLDATGGLWRTQQLAGKPAGIFYSTGSQGGGQETTALTAITQLVHHGMIFVPIGYTFGAGMFEMEKVKGGSPYGAGTYAGDGSRQPTELELEQAFHQGKYIAAITKKLKQAA; via the exons ATGTATGGACATGTCGAGAAACTAgcagaagaaataaagaaagggGCTTCTTCTGTGGAAGGTGTTGAAGCAAAATTATGGCAG GTACCTGAGACACTGCCCAAGGAGGTGCTTGGTAAGATGAGTGCACCACCCAAGAGCGATGTACCAATCATTACACCAAATGATCTCTCTGAAGCTGACGGCTTCGTGTTCGGCTTCCCAACAAGGTTTGGAATGATGGCTGCTCAGTTTAAAGCCTTTCTAGATGCTACTGGAGGTTTATGGAGAACTCAACAGCTTGCAGGAAAACCTGCTGGAATCTTCTACAGCACCGGTTCTCAAGGTGGTGGCCAAGAGACCACAGC GCTCACTGCTATCACTCAGCTGGTTCATCATGGAATGATATTCGTTCCAATCGGTTACACGTTCGGTGCTGGCATGTTTGAGATGGAGAAAGTGAAAGGTGGAAGTCCATATGGTGCCGGAACTTACGCCGGTGACGGATCACGACAGCCAACTGAGCTTGAGTTGGAGCAAGCATTTCATCAAGGGAAGTACATTGCAGCCATCACAAAGAAGCTCAAGCAAGCTGCTTAA
- the LOC114185366 gene encoding transcription factor bHLH123-like isoform X1 encodes MADDQFQASGNWWDTARNVRYESGASQSSSSAITNINNFAWQASDMADMKPRSSMDSSSVVFHDSQNKLQPPDSTTSTDPNLHMMGLGLSSQAMDWNQASLLRGEKGTENSFRSMLQENLSSSRTNFQQETGVELSQQVQWRSEKMFSAESSSNEFKQVNRGFSLDQSKFSPQYSSGDSTVTSQGLPSSNFQMDSSALYGTPSILQGLLGPDHNNQQQPSSFENRSMSFPYPTTYGLNSNNELIPSWSKVPQFLRGSPPKQPPNNQLHFTNNAPFWNASEAANFKDVRSSFFPSLQPPFSTPNFEVQSKNISEVRESGNVGKKSGNEPAPKRTRNETPSPMPAFKVRKEKMGDRITALQQLVSPFGKTDTASVLSEAIEYIKFLHEQVTALSTPYMKSGAPIQIQQVPYNSGKCKETEGPKQDLRSRGLCLVPVSSTFPVTHETTVDFWTPTFGGASR; translated from the exons ATGGCAGATGATCAATTTCAGGCAAGTGGAAACTGGTGGGACACAGCAAGAAACGTGAGGTATGAAAGCGGAGCGTCACAGTCATCTTCCTCTGCCATCACCAACATAAACAACTTTGCTTGGCAAGCTTCAGATATGGCGGACATGAAGCCAAGGTCTTCCATGGATTCTTCTTCTGTGGTTTTTCATGACTCACAGAATAAGCTTCAACCCCCAGATTCTACAACTTCCACTGACCCCAACTTGCATATGATGGGTCTGGGCCTGTCATCCCAAGCCATGGATTGGAATCAAGCATCTTTGTT ACGAGGGGAGAAGGGTACAGAGAATAGTTTCAGATCGATGTTGCAAGAGAACTTGAGCTCATCAAGAACAAATTTTCAGCAAGAGACTGGGGTGGAGTTGTCTCAGCAAGTTCAGTGGAGGTCAGAGAAGATGTTCTCTGCAGAATCTTCAAGCAATGAGTTCAAGCAAGTGAATAGGGGTTTCTCGTTGGATCAAAGCAAGTTTAGTCCACAATATAGTTCTGGGGACAGCACAGTGACAAGCCAAGGGTTACCCTCTTCTAACTTTCAGATGGATTCCTCAGCCTTATATGGGACCCCTTCAATATTGCAAGGACTATTGGGACCTGATCACAATAACCAACAACAACCTTCTTCCTTTGAGAACCGCTCCATGAGTTTCCCATACCCAACAACATATGGATTAAACTCTAATAATGAGTTAATCCCTTCCTGGTCCAAAGTTCCTCAATTTTTGAGaggttcacctccaaaacaaCCACCCAATAACCAGCTCCATTTCACTAACAACGCACCCTTTTGGAACGCTTCTGAGGCTGCAAACTTCAAAGATGTTCGCTCCAGCTTCTTCCCTTCATTGCAACCCCCCTTCTCTACGCCAAATTTTGAAGTACAGTCAAAG AATATATCTGAAGTTAGGGAGTCTGGTAATGTGGGAAAGAAAAGTGGGAATGAGCCAGCACCCAAAAGGACCCGTAACGAAACACCATCTCCTATGCCAGCTTTTAAG GTGAGAAAAGAGAAGATGGGGGACAGAATCACTGCACTCCAACAATTGGTGTCGCCTTTCGGAAAG ACTGATACAGCCTCAGTGCTCTCTGAAGCCATTGAATACATCAAATTCCTCCACGAACAGGTCACT gCCTTAAGTACACCGTATATGAAAAGTGGAGCTCCAATACAGATTCAACAGGTACCATAC AATTCTGGTAAATGTAAGGAAACTGAGGGACCAAAGCAGGATCTAAGAAGCCGAGGGCTATGCTTGGTGCCTGTTTCGAGCACATTCCCAGTAACTCATGAAACCACAGTGGATTTTTGGACACCAACATTCGGAGGAGCTTCGAGATAG
- the LOC114185366 gene encoding transcription factor bHLH123-like isoform X2: MADDQFQASGNWWDTARNVRYESGASQSSSSAITNINNFAWQASDMADMKPRSSMDSSSVVFHDSQNKLQPPDSTTSTDPNLHMMGLGLSSQAMDWNQASLLRGEKGTENSFRSMLQENLSSSRTNFQQETGVELSQQVQWRSEKMFSAESSSNEFKQVNRGFSLDQSKFSPQYSSGDSTVTSQGLPSSNFQMDSSALYGTPSILQGLLGPDHNNQQQPSSFENRSMSFPYPTTYGLNSNNELIPSWSKVPQFLRGSPPKQPPNNQLHFTNNAPFWNASEAANFKDVRSSFFPSLQPPFSTPNFEVQSKNISEVRESGNVGKKSGNEPAPKRTRNETPSPMPAFKVRKEKMGDRITALQQLVSPFGKTDTASVLSEAIEYIKFLHEQVTALSTPYMKSGAPIQIQQNSGKCKETEGPKQDLRSRGLCLVPVSSTFPVTHETTVDFWTPTFGGASR; the protein is encoded by the exons ATGGCAGATGATCAATTTCAGGCAAGTGGAAACTGGTGGGACACAGCAAGAAACGTGAGGTATGAAAGCGGAGCGTCACAGTCATCTTCCTCTGCCATCACCAACATAAACAACTTTGCTTGGCAAGCTTCAGATATGGCGGACATGAAGCCAAGGTCTTCCATGGATTCTTCTTCTGTGGTTTTTCATGACTCACAGAATAAGCTTCAACCCCCAGATTCTACAACTTCCACTGACCCCAACTTGCATATGATGGGTCTGGGCCTGTCATCCCAAGCCATGGATTGGAATCAAGCATCTTTGTT ACGAGGGGAGAAGGGTACAGAGAATAGTTTCAGATCGATGTTGCAAGAGAACTTGAGCTCATCAAGAACAAATTTTCAGCAAGAGACTGGGGTGGAGTTGTCTCAGCAAGTTCAGTGGAGGTCAGAGAAGATGTTCTCTGCAGAATCTTCAAGCAATGAGTTCAAGCAAGTGAATAGGGGTTTCTCGTTGGATCAAAGCAAGTTTAGTCCACAATATAGTTCTGGGGACAGCACAGTGACAAGCCAAGGGTTACCCTCTTCTAACTTTCAGATGGATTCCTCAGCCTTATATGGGACCCCTTCAATATTGCAAGGACTATTGGGACCTGATCACAATAACCAACAACAACCTTCTTCCTTTGAGAACCGCTCCATGAGTTTCCCATACCCAACAACATATGGATTAAACTCTAATAATGAGTTAATCCCTTCCTGGTCCAAAGTTCCTCAATTTTTGAGaggttcacctccaaaacaaCCACCCAATAACCAGCTCCATTTCACTAACAACGCACCCTTTTGGAACGCTTCTGAGGCTGCAAACTTCAAAGATGTTCGCTCCAGCTTCTTCCCTTCATTGCAACCCCCCTTCTCTACGCCAAATTTTGAAGTACAGTCAAAG AATATATCTGAAGTTAGGGAGTCTGGTAATGTGGGAAAGAAAAGTGGGAATGAGCCAGCACCCAAAAGGACCCGTAACGAAACACCATCTCCTATGCCAGCTTTTAAG GTGAGAAAAGAGAAGATGGGGGACAGAATCACTGCACTCCAACAATTGGTGTCGCCTTTCGGAAAG ACTGATACAGCCTCAGTGCTCTCTGAAGCCATTGAATACATCAAATTCCTCCACGAACAGGTCACT gCCTTAAGTACACCGTATATGAAAAGTGGAGCTCCAATACAGATTCAACAG AATTCTGGTAAATGTAAGGAAACTGAGGGACCAAAGCAGGATCTAAGAAGCCGAGGGCTATGCTTGGTGCCTGTTTCGAGCACATTCCCAGTAACTCATGAAACCACAGTGGATTTTTGGACACCAACATTCGGAGGAGCTTCGAGATAG
- the LOC114185366 gene encoding transcription factor bHLH123-like isoform X3: protein MVCDLCSRRGEKGTENSFRSMLQENLSSSRTNFQQETGVELSQQVQWRSEKMFSAESSSNEFKQVNRGFSLDQSKFSPQYSSGDSTVTSQGLPSSNFQMDSSALYGTPSILQGLLGPDHNNQQQPSSFENRSMSFPYPTTYGLNSNNELIPSWSKVPQFLRGSPPKQPPNNQLHFTNNAPFWNASEAANFKDVRSSFFPSLQPPFSTPNFEVQSKNISEVRESGNVGKKSGNEPAPKRTRNETPSPMPAFKVRKEKMGDRITALQQLVSPFGKTDTASVLSEAIEYIKFLHEQVTALSTPYMKSGAPIQIQQVPYNSGKCKETEGPKQDLRSRGLCLVPVSSTFPVTHETTVDFWTPTFGGASR from the exons ATGGTGTGTGATCTATGTAGCAG ACGAGGGGAGAAGGGTACAGAGAATAGTTTCAGATCGATGTTGCAAGAGAACTTGAGCTCATCAAGAACAAATTTTCAGCAAGAGACTGGGGTGGAGTTGTCTCAGCAAGTTCAGTGGAGGTCAGAGAAGATGTTCTCTGCAGAATCTTCAAGCAATGAGTTCAAGCAAGTGAATAGGGGTTTCTCGTTGGATCAAAGCAAGTTTAGTCCACAATATAGTTCTGGGGACAGCACAGTGACAAGCCAAGGGTTACCCTCTTCTAACTTTCAGATGGATTCCTCAGCCTTATATGGGACCCCTTCAATATTGCAAGGACTATTGGGACCTGATCACAATAACCAACAACAACCTTCTTCCTTTGAGAACCGCTCCATGAGTTTCCCATACCCAACAACATATGGATTAAACTCTAATAATGAGTTAATCCCTTCCTGGTCCAAAGTTCCTCAATTTTTGAGaggttcacctccaaaacaaCCACCCAATAACCAGCTCCATTTCACTAACAACGCACCCTTTTGGAACGCTTCTGAGGCTGCAAACTTCAAAGATGTTCGCTCCAGCTTCTTCCCTTCATTGCAACCCCCCTTCTCTACGCCAAATTTTGAAGTACAGTCAAAG AATATATCTGAAGTTAGGGAGTCTGGTAATGTGGGAAAGAAAAGTGGGAATGAGCCAGCACCCAAAAGGACCCGTAACGAAACACCATCTCCTATGCCAGCTTTTAAG GTGAGAAAAGAGAAGATGGGGGACAGAATCACTGCACTCCAACAATTGGTGTCGCCTTTCGGAAAG ACTGATACAGCCTCAGTGCTCTCTGAAGCCATTGAATACATCAAATTCCTCCACGAACAGGTCACT gCCTTAAGTACACCGTATATGAAAAGTGGAGCTCCAATACAGATTCAACAGGTACCATAC AATTCTGGTAAATGTAAGGAAACTGAGGGACCAAAGCAGGATCTAAGAAGCCGAGGGCTATGCTTGGTGCCTGTTTCGAGCACATTCCCAGTAACTCATGAAACCACAGTGGATTTTTGGACACCAACATTCGGAGGAGCTTCGAGATAG